CGTCCTTTGTGTTCAATATGCACATTGCCGCTTAAAACCTGAAGGCCGGTATTGACATCGAAATACTGCCTATCGGCCGTAATGGAAGGCATAGCGGCAAAGGTGATGTTTGTTAGCAGGAATACGATCAGCAGGCAAAGTAAAGGTATTTTTCGTTTCATAAGAAAAGGATCCTTTCTTTTTTTATTTCTATTATAGCAGGTTTTACCGCGGTTTGAGTAGGGAAAAAATGGAGTTCCTTGTATAGTCACAATAGAAACGGGAGGGCTGTGTCATGAATGTTCGGGAACGCGTTGAAGCTCAGGAGTATAAAATATTGTCGCCTTTTGCCAGAAAAAGCCGGGAAGCCGTGCGGTCTCAGGGAGAAACGGCATGCGATTTTCGTACTGCATTTCAGCGTGACCGTGACCGGATTATTCACAGCAAAGCTTTCCGGCGCTTAAAGCATAAAACGCAGGTGTATATATCACCGGGTGATCATTACCGTATGCGAATGACGCATAGCCTGGAAGTGGCGCAGATTTCCCGGACCATTGCCCGGGGACTGATGCTGAATGAGGATTTAACCGAGGCAATTGCCTTAGGTCACGATGTCGGCCATACACCTTTCGGCCATGCCGGGGAGTATGCATTGCGTGACATTATCGGCCACTACAATCATAACGAACAAAGTTTGCGTGTGGTAGAATATCTGGAACGAGATGGACAGGGGTTAAATTTAACATTGGAAGTAAAAGATGGGATTGTGAACCATACCGGCGGCAGTAAACCCTTTACACTGGAAGGCAGTATTGTACGAAATGGGGACCGCATTGCCTATTTGTGCCACGATTACGATGATGGGATTCGGGCGGGAATGATCAAGCCGGGAGAGCTGCCGCCGAATGTGGCAGATACGCTGGGGACGAAACCGTCGAATATGATTACGGTGATGGTTTCCGATATGATTCAGTCGTCGGAAGGTTTGAATGAAATCAAAATGTCGCCGGATGTCAAGGCCGCCATGGATCACTTCCGGGAATTTATGTTTTCCCGAATCTATCATTCCCCTGTGCTGGAGCCGGACCGGAAAAAGGCTCAGCATGTTATTCATAAACTGTTTGAGTATTTTATGGAGAATCCGGCTGATTTGCCCGTGGAATTTATGAATCGGGAGAAGGAGTGGGGGCTGCAGACGACGGTTACCGACTATATTGCCGGATTAACCGATATGTACGCGATTCATTTGTTTGAGCAGCTGTTTATTCCGGCGAGGTGGATTAAACAGTAAGATATGTGCTTTAGCAAAATTAATGAGTTTTGTCAAGAGGTATAAGAGGAATTTTAAGTTTTATCTTGAATAAAAATAAAGTGGGGAAAAGATTATCTAAAATTATACGGCGCTGTTTAGCAGGATTATGTTGAAATGTATCGAATTAAGTCAAACCTGAACTGATATATAAATTATGCTTTTGAGTTGTTTTACGCTGCAGCGGGAAGCACCGGGGAAAACTGCAGAGCAGGAAAATATAAGAAAACCGCGAAATCATGAAATATAGGGTAGCAATGTATATATCGCGTTCATTTGAATTATAATGTAATGAACAATACCCCATATAGGTGTGCGTGTGTTGTGTAAGGGTGAGGGTATGAAAGATGCTGCTTTTGATGATTTTATTGATAGATTGCGTTCCGACAGTGATATCGTCCGGGTAATTTCGGACTATGTACCTTTAAAAAAGAAGGGTAAGAATTACTGGGGCTGCTGTCCTTTTCATCAGGAGAAAACGCCGTCTTTTTCGGTAACGCCGGATAAAG
This genomic window from Veillonellales bacterium contains:
- a CDS encoding deoxyguanosinetriphosphate triphosphohydrolase, translating into MNVRERVEAQEYKILSPFARKSREAVRSQGETACDFRTAFQRDRDRIIHSKAFRRLKHKTQVYISPGDHYRMRMTHSLEVAQISRTIARGLMLNEDLTEAIALGHDVGHTPFGHAGEYALRDIIGHYNHNEQSLRVVEYLERDGQGLNLTLEVKDGIVNHTGGSKPFTLEGSIVRNGDRIAYLCHDYDDGIRAGMIKPGELPPNVADTLGTKPSNMITVMVSDMIQSSEGLNEIKMSPDVKAAMDHFREFMFSRIYHSPVLEPDRKKAQHVIHKLFEYFMENPADLPVEFMNREKEWGLQTTVTDYIAGLTDMYAIHLFEQLFIPARWIKQ